From Cellvibrio zantedeschiae, the proteins below share one genomic window:
- the rfbF gene encoding glucose-1-phosphate cytidylyltransferase, producing MKAVILAGGLGTRLSEETSVRPKPMVEIGGMPILWHILKMYSFHGVNEFIICCGYKGYVIKEYFANYFLHMSDITFDLSSNQMHIHNHRAEPWKVTLVDTGAQSMTGGRLKRVRDYIENDEAFCLTYGDGVSDVNISETISYHKSHGKLATVTATYPIGRFGALDLKNGQVQNFKEKPKGDGAMINGGFFVLSPKVLDLIDNDATIWEQQPLIKLAESGELMAYEHDGFWQPMDTLRDKIYLEELWSSNSAPWKQWK from the coding sequence ATGAAAGCGGTTATTTTGGCAGGAGGACTTGGTACTCGACTTAGCGAAGAAACATCTGTCAGGCCGAAACCAATGGTAGAAATCGGTGGAATGCCAATTTTGTGGCACATATTAAAAATGTACTCTTTTCACGGAGTAAATGAATTTATTATTTGTTGCGGCTACAAGGGGTACGTAATAAAAGAGTATTTCGCAAATTATTTCTTACATATGTCAGATATCACCTTTGATTTGTCGTCAAATCAAATGCACATCCACAATCATCGCGCCGAGCCGTGGAAAGTCACACTGGTAGACACCGGTGCTCAATCGATGACAGGTGGGCGATTGAAGCGGGTAAGGGATTATATTGAAAATGACGAAGCCTTTTGCTTGACGTATGGTGACGGTGTGAGCGACGTTAATATTAGCGAAACAATTTCATATCACAAATCTCATGGAAAATTAGCGACCGTCACCGCCACCTACCCAATAGGAAGATTCGGTGCGCTCGATTTAAAAAACGGACAAGTGCAAAACTTTAAGGAAAAACCTAAAGGTGATGGGGCAATGATTAATGGAGGCTTTTTTGTTTTATCACCCAAGGTGCTAGATCTAATAGATAACGATGCGACTATCTGGGAACAACAGCCACTAATAAAACTTGCTGAAAGTGGTGAACTGATGGCTTATGAGCACGACGGATTCTGGCAACCTATGGATACACTGAGAGACAAAATTTATCTTGAAGAGCTGTGGAGTAGCAATTCAGCTCCATGGAAACAATGGAAATAA
- a CDS encoding DUF1631 domain-containing protein: protein MSEQIRPEQNNVVQLNPERTTGQPPAIILARLPAAMHSLRDKARQQLQGLLRDLFDKVDDAMFELADKANNNHEQNLYFDSMREVRLRRRAMETAFFRSIDIRFAQLLDHNAYRDELQAEAKEFSLDDLSLVKNDDLEEMVAIEGMVNKANEQFAEPIQHLTLRIDHLVPIKVYQKNNPLGVDVICNAFNDAAKSLSIDVKAKLVLFKLFDNMVMTKLGGLFQSLNQLLIEANILPSLKQAVRAKRPGPSTQEHYGSGLSASLTEEEASAPQVNKAGGGTAQVGGGIVTSYDDQTNQVLHSLRDLLGSRGGARGAGERIAGGEVVASQDLVRILSLAQHQNTFTQAPVNGAVTPINIRDLLQSLLINEHQKPQAINAVDDDVINLVSMMFDFILDDRNLASPMKALIGRLQIPMVKVAIADKTFFSKGGHPARRLLNEMAMAALGWQESSEENQRKDSLFNKMESIVQTILSDFETDMAIFNNLLTDFRSFLEKDKRRAQILEQRTIDAEDGKAKSERARLQVDSVLNRLTSGHDLPLPAQKLLRDAWGNVLFIISLKQGVESPEWQAGIRTAQQLVWSLTAPMSKENRQGLLKLVPQLLQKLRVGLEDISYSPFETTQLFKQLETLHLARLRSVPKIEDAPAAPQIKVKLADVPTPAVAVTRVKVAEVPAPVTAAPKAELAEVVADAADEISSATNVSAANEPVVDSVVEEITPVSVVSVVADVAAESTNDVMQATQVEAVDIPVLEEVVATPAVEPLVPVGATLESLETFVVVNDEPLFDVGADSLPEGDQHLSLVGNLTQGSWFEMQSEDGQKFRSRLAAIIRATGKYIFVNRSGVKVAEETRMSLALALKSGRLQVLDDGMLFDRALEAVIGNLRSSR from the coding sequence ATGTCTGAACAAATCCGTCCTGAGCAAAATAATGTAGTGCAACTGAACCCCGAACGTACAACGGGGCAGCCACCGGCAATTATTTTGGCGCGCCTGCCCGCCGCGATGCATTCATTGCGTGATAAGGCTCGCCAGCAGCTGCAGGGTTTACTGCGCGACCTGTTTGATAAGGTTGATGATGCGATGTTCGAGTTGGCTGACAAGGCCAACAACAACCACGAACAAAATTTGTATTTCGATTCAATGCGCGAAGTTCGTCTTCGTCGCCGTGCCATGGAGACTGCTTTTTTTCGCAGTATCGACATTCGCTTCGCACAGTTGTTGGATCACAACGCCTACCGTGATGAGCTTCAAGCAGAGGCAAAAGAATTCTCGTTGGATGATCTTTCTCTCGTTAAAAATGACGATCTTGAAGAGATGGTGGCGATTGAGGGTATGGTCAACAAGGCTAACGAGCAGTTTGCTGAGCCTATCCAGCACTTGACCCTGCGAATTGATCATCTTGTACCCATCAAGGTTTATCAAAAGAACAACCCTCTCGGTGTAGATGTTATTTGTAACGCCTTTAATGATGCTGCAAAAAGCCTTTCCATTGATGTTAAAGCGAAGCTCGTACTCTTTAAGCTTTTCGACAATATGGTTATGACCAAGTTGGGTGGCTTGTTCCAATCGCTCAACCAGTTGTTGATTGAAGCTAATATTCTGCCGTCTTTAAAACAAGCCGTGCGAGCCAAGCGTCCTGGACCATCTACCCAAGAGCACTACGGTTCGGGCTTATCTGCTAGTTTGACTGAGGAAGAAGCCAGCGCACCGCAAGTTAATAAGGCTGGTGGCGGAACCGCACAGGTTGGTGGCGGGATTGTTACGTCCTATGACGACCAAACTAATCAAGTTCTGCATAGTTTGCGCGACCTTTTGGGCTCCCGTGGTGGTGCTCGTGGGGCAGGCGAGCGTATTGCCGGTGGCGAGGTTGTCGCAAGCCAGGATTTGGTGAGGATTCTATCCCTTGCCCAGCACCAAAATACCTTTACCCAAGCACCCGTAAACGGCGCTGTTACACCCATTAATATTCGCGATTTGCTTCAAAGCTTGTTAATTAATGAACATCAAAAGCCGCAAGCGATTAATGCTGTTGACGACGATGTTATTAACCTCGTCAGCATGATGTTCGATTTTATCCTGGATGATCGCAACCTCGCGTCCCCCATGAAGGCTTTGATCGGTCGTTTGCAAATCCCTATGGTTAAGGTTGCGATTGCTGATAAAACCTTTTTCAGCAAAGGCGGTCATCCAGCTCGTCGTCTGTTAAACGAAATGGCGATGGCTGCGCTGGGCTGGCAAGAATCCAGCGAAGAGAATCAGCGCAAAGACAGTTTGTTCAATAAAATGGAATCTATTGTGCAAACCATTCTGTCGGACTTTGAAACCGACATGGCTATTTTCAATAACTTGTTAACTGATTTCCGCTCTTTCCTTGAGAAGGATAAGCGTCGCGCGCAAATTTTAGAGCAGCGCACTATTGATGCTGAAGATGGTAAAGCCAAGTCAGAGCGCGCCCGTTTGCAGGTTGATTCCGTATTGAATCGTCTGACATCCGGTCACGATCTACCCTTGCCAGCGCAAAAATTATTGCGCGATGCCTGGGGTAATGTGCTGTTTATCATTTCGCTAAAACAGGGTGTAGAAAGCCCCGAATGGCAAGCTGGTATTCGTACCGCACAACAGTTGGTGTGGAGTTTGACTGCGCCAATGTCTAAGGAAAACCGCCAGGGTTTGTTGAAGCTGGTTCCGCAATTATTGCAAAAATTGCGCGTTGGCTTGGAAGATATTTCCTACAGTCCGTTTGAAACTACGCAACTATTTAAGCAATTGGAAACCCTGCATTTGGCGCGTTTGCGCTCCGTACCAAAAATTGAGGATGCACCAGCTGCGCCACAAATTAAAGTTAAGCTGGCTGATGTTCCGACTCCGGCGGTCGCCGTTACTCGCGTAAAAGTTGCGGAAGTTCCCGCTCCTGTTACAGCTGCGCCTAAAGCAGAGCTTGCAGAAGTTGTTGCAGATGCTGCGGATGAGATTTCATCGGCCACTAATGTATCTGCCGCAAATGAACCTGTGGTTGATAGTGTTGTTGAAGAAATAACTCCAGTGTCGGTTGTTTCGGTTGTGGCAGATGTTGCTGCAGAAAGCACAAATGATGTGATGCAAGCGACTCAAGTCGAGGCTGTTGATATTCCAGTGTTGGAAGAAGTCGTAGCGACACCTGCAGTTGAACCTTTGGTTCCCGTGGGCGCGACATTAGAGTCGCTAGAGACTTTCGTTGTAGTAAACGACGAGCCTCTTTTTGATGTAGGTGCAGATAGTTTGCCCGAGGGCGACCAACATTTATCTTTGGTTGGAAACCTTACCCAAGGCAGCTGGTTCGAAATGCAAAGCGAAGATGGTCAAAAATTCCGCAGTCGTCTTGCAGCTATTATCCGCGCCACCGGCAAGTATATTTTCGTGAACCGTTCTGGCGTGAAGGTTGCGGAAGAAACTCGCATGAGTCTTGCGTTGGCGCTTAAATCTGGCCGCTTGCAGGTGCTTGATGACGGTATGTTATTTGACCGCGCGCTTGAAGCCGTTATTGGTAATCTTCGCAGCAGCCGTTAA
- the nadC gene encoding carboxylating nicotinate-nucleotide diphosphorylase produces the protein MNPIFAQRIPHLNESIRENVKAALHEDIGSGDITAQLIPADQLAKASVITREDCVFCGKDWVIEVFAQIDPSVVIEWHIDDGDFAAANSTLFTLKGNARSLLTGERAALNFVQTLSGTATVSRYYARLVAHTQVKLLDTRKTLPGLRDAQKYAVACGGCHNHRIGLYDAFLIKENHIAACGGIAHAVATARTIAPGKPVEVEVETLEELNQALTANADIIMLDNFTLDNMREAVAINARQAKLEASGNVTESTLPLIAETGVDFISIGALTKHCRAVDLSMRVDN, from the coding sequence ATGAACCCTATCTTCGCCCAACGTATTCCACACCTTAATGAGAGCATTCGCGAAAACGTAAAAGCTGCATTACATGAAGACATAGGCTCGGGAGATATTACCGCGCAATTGATTCCAGCCGATCAGCTCGCTAAGGCAAGTGTTATCACCCGTGAAGATTGCGTTTTCTGCGGTAAAGACTGGGTTATTGAAGTCTTCGCACAAATTGACCCGAGCGTTGTTATTGAATGGCACATTGATGACGGTGACTTTGCAGCAGCGAATAGCACTTTGTTTACCTTAAAAGGCAATGCCCGCAGCCTCCTAACAGGTGAGCGCGCCGCGTTAAATTTTGTACAAACACTATCTGGAACAGCCACTGTCAGCCGCTATTACGCGCGACTAGTAGCGCACACGCAGGTAAAACTCCTGGATACCCGGAAAACCTTGCCAGGGTTGAGGGATGCCCAAAAATATGCTGTAGCCTGCGGTGGCTGCCATAACCATCGTATCGGCCTCTACGATGCTTTCCTTATCAAAGAAAATCACATCGCAGCCTGTGGCGGAATTGCCCATGCAGTAGCAACAGCACGAACAATCGCCCCTGGCAAACCCGTTGAGGTAGAAGTTGAAACTCTGGAAGAACTGAACCAAGCACTCACCGCAAATGCGGACATCATCATGCTTGATAACTTTACCTTGGATAATATGCGAGAAGCAGTAGCGATTAACGCAAGACAAGCTAAGCTTGAAGCTTCGGGGAATGTAACTGAAAGCACACTTCCCTTAATTGCAGAAACCGGTGTGGATTTTATTTCGATTGGGGCGCTGACGAAGCATTGTCGGGCAGTGGATTTGTCGATGCGGGTTGATAATTAA
- the rfbG gene encoding CDP-glucose 4,6-dehydratase, with product MKNLINVKFWNGKKVFLTGHTGFKGSWLTLWLNALGAEVKGYALAPTDLCMYNEAKVSNYINSNLGDIRDLNTLEKIMRDFDPDIIFHLAAQPLVRLSYQDPLETYSTNIMGTLNVFEAARRCSNLKAIVNVTSDKCYENREWIWGYRENEPMGGHDPYSNSKACSELITSAYRSSFFNDAKGPAIASARAGNVIGGGDWSADRLIPDILRAFEQKIPVIVRNPKSTRPWQHVLEPLSGYLVLAQLLTEYGSTFAEGWNFGPDDKDVKPVEWIVEKMVAHWSDGASWKLDTGVQPHEAQSLKLDISKAKARLNWQPIWSLEETLKKIIDWQQAWLANEPMDTYSLVEIRNFMSSTESI from the coding sequence TTGAAAAACCTAATTAATGTTAAGTTTTGGAACGGAAAAAAAGTTTTCCTGACAGGCCATACAGGTTTTAAGGGGAGCTGGTTAACGCTTTGGTTGAATGCTTTAGGGGCTGAGGTGAAAGGCTATGCGTTAGCTCCCACAGACTTATGCATGTATAACGAAGCAAAAGTTTCTAACTACATCAACTCCAACCTTGGTGACATCCGGGACTTAAATACTCTTGAGAAGATCATGAGAGATTTTGATCCGGACATCATATTTCACTTAGCTGCACAACCACTCGTAAGGTTGTCCTATCAGGACCCATTGGAGACCTACTCAACCAATATTATGGGTACCTTAAATGTCTTTGAGGCCGCTCGCCGATGCTCCAACTTAAAAGCCATTGTGAACGTAACCTCAGACAAGTGTTATGAGAATAGAGAATGGATTTGGGGTTATCGTGAAAACGAACCTATGGGAGGACACGACCCATACAGCAATAGCAAAGCTTGCTCAGAGTTAATAACCTCTGCCTATAGAAGTTCATTTTTTAACGATGCTAAAGGACCCGCAATAGCCTCTGCTCGCGCGGGAAATGTCATTGGCGGCGGCGACTGGTCTGCTGATCGTCTTATTCCGGATATCTTGAGAGCATTCGAGCAGAAGATACCAGTTATAGTTCGAAATCCAAAATCTACACGACCATGGCAACATGTACTAGAACCGCTCAGCGGGTATTTAGTCTTAGCCCAACTATTGACGGAATACGGCTCTACCTTTGCAGAAGGATGGAATTTCGGCCCAGATGACAAAGACGTAAAGCCTGTGGAGTGGATTGTAGAAAAAATGGTTGCACACTGGAGTGACGGGGCTTCATGGAAACTTGACACAGGAGTTCAGCCACATGAAGCCCAGTCGTTGAAATTGGACATATCAAAAGCAAAAGCGAGACTAAACTGGCAACCAATATGGAGCCTCGAAGAGACTCTGAAAAAAATCATTGATTGGCAACAGGCATGGCTGGCAAATGAGCCTATGGACACCTACTCCTTAGTCGAAATCAGAAACTTTATGTCTTCAACAGAATCAATCTAG
- a CDS encoding FAD-binding oxidoreductase gives MPPSVAKVTLSNSNCFSSTEGASILDSAKTAGLILEHSCRTGKCGVCKAKVINGDTCLIRPETSLSEEEISNGIILTCCRTAKSDLSLNISDLGDLGKIQILTLPSRIDSIEFVAQDIARIVLRLPPNNSFSCLAGQYINIIGPTGAHRSYSIANNFNSEGKIELQVRKIANGIMSQYWFNAAQVSDLLRFNGPHGTFFFRSKKERRIIFLATGTGIAPVKSMVEQFEQNPMLVKDKIIEIYWGNRTPEEFYWEPNFRKIEIAFNLILSRKNSDWKGMHGYVQDAALQINSNLEDAVVYASGSPIMVDSAKLLLTLNGLKEDCFFSDAFYSS, from the coding sequence ATGCCACCTAGTGTTGCCAAAGTAACTTTAAGCAATTCAAATTGTTTTTCAAGTACCGAGGGCGCATCAATTTTAGACTCAGCGAAAACCGCCGGCCTGATTTTGGAGCATAGTTGCCGTACAGGAAAGTGTGGGGTTTGCAAAGCCAAAGTAATAAATGGCGACACCTGCTTAATCCGGCCAGAAACGTCTTTATCAGAGGAAGAAATAAGTAACGGAATAATACTAACATGCTGTAGGACAGCCAAAAGTGATTTGAGTTTAAATATAAGCGATCTGGGTGATCTAGGCAAAATTCAAATATTAACCCTGCCAAGTCGAATTGATTCGATAGAATTTGTGGCTCAAGATATTGCTCGCATAGTTTTACGTTTACCGCCAAATAATTCCTTCAGTTGCCTAGCTGGACAATATATTAACATTATCGGCCCCACAGGAGCTCATCGCAGCTACTCAATCGCCAATAATTTCAATTCAGAAGGAAAAATCGAATTACAAGTTCGTAAAATCGCGAATGGCATCATGAGCCAGTACTGGTTTAATGCAGCACAAGTTTCTGATCTCTTACGCTTTAATGGACCGCACGGCACATTTTTTTTTCGTTCAAAAAAAGAGCGTCGCATCATTTTTCTAGCGACAGGTACAGGCATCGCTCCGGTCAAAAGCATGGTTGAGCAATTTGAACAAAATCCAATGCTGGTAAAAGATAAAATAATTGAAATATATTGGGGCAACAGGACACCCGAAGAATTTTATTGGGAACCTAATTTTAGAAAGATAGAGATTGCGTTCAATCTAATATTAAGCCGAAAAAATAGCGATTGGAAAGGAATGCATGGATACGTTCAAGATGCAGCACTTCAAATCAATTCAAATTTAGAGGATGCGGTGGTATATGCAAGCGGCTCACCGATAATGGTAGATAGCGCTAAATTACTACTTACACTCAATGGTTTAAAGGAAGATTGTTTTTTTTCAGATGCGTTTTACAGCTCATAA
- the ampD gene encoding 1,6-anhydro-N-acetylmuramyl-L-alanine amidase AmpD, with amino-acid sequence MISNDGYLAAATQCPSPNTNQRPVDHSVSLLVIHNISLPPGQFGTGCVQSFFTNQLDPAQHPYFQTIAELKVSAHLFIERDGTVTQFVPFGERAWHAGASSFHGVANCNDYSIGIELEGCDNIAYTDAQYEALAEVSREILRAYPEITLERIVGHNDIAPGRKTDPGEAFDWPRFRASLNTR; translated from the coding sequence GTGATTTCAAATGATGGCTATTTAGCAGCCGCAACCCAGTGCCCGTCTCCCAATACCAATCAGCGTCCAGTTGATCACTCTGTCAGTCTTCTGGTTATCCACAATATCAGCTTGCCCCCAGGTCAATTTGGGACAGGTTGCGTCCAATCCTTCTTTACTAATCAGTTAGACCCCGCTCAACACCCGTATTTTCAAACTATTGCTGAGCTCAAAGTCTCTGCTCATCTCTTTATTGAACGCGACGGAACTGTTACGCAATTTGTTCCTTTCGGTGAGCGAGCCTGGCATGCGGGTGCGTCTTCATTTCACGGTGTTGCAAACTGCAACGATTACAGTATTGGGATTGAGTTGGAAGGTTGCGACAATATTGCTTACACTGACGCCCAATATGAAGCTCTGGCTGAGGTAAGCCGCGAAATTCTGCGAGCCTATCCCGAAATTACCCTTGAACGTATTGTTGGCCATAATGATATAGCCCCTGGTCGCAAAACTGATCCGGGCGAGGCTTTTGACTGGCCCCGCTTTCGCGCCAGCTTGAATACTCGCTGA
- the rfbH gene encoding lipopolysaccharide biosynthesis protein RfbH, whose protein sequence is MTQNEIRQEIVKLVKKFAAAAPVNNFIAGETVIPPSGKVVGAREMELMVEASLDCWLTTGRFNLEFEKKLAEFIGVKHLITVNSGSSANLVAFNTLTSPKLGARAIQKGDEVIGVAAGFPTTVNPIVQFGAVPVFVDIDLATHNINADLIENAITAKTKAIMLAHTLGNPFNIKKVKEICEKYNLWLVEDCCDALGAKYNGQMVGTFGDIATLSFYPAHHITMGEGGAVFTNNSQLKMIAESFRDWGRDCYCAPGCDNTCGKRFEQCFGTLPAGYDHKYVYAHIGYNLKITDMQAACGLAQLERAQELIDARKRNFELLKARLGNLVDHIDIAQPTLDSEPSWFGFPITLKESVGARRVDLVKFLDQYKIGSRLLFAGNLTRQPYFEGVEYRVVGDLTNTDLTMNNTLWLGIYPALNFEHFDFIANKLEEFFGLNF, encoded by the coding sequence ATGACACAAAATGAAATACGTCAAGAGATAGTTAAACTTGTAAAAAAGTTTGCGGCCGCCGCACCAGTAAACAATTTTATTGCTGGTGAAACCGTAATTCCCCCGTCAGGTAAAGTAGTTGGTGCGCGCGAAATGGAATTAATGGTTGAAGCATCTTTGGATTGCTGGTTAACCACAGGTCGCTTTAACCTAGAGTTTGAAAAAAAATTGGCTGAGTTTATTGGAGTAAAACATCTCATCACAGTAAATTCAGGATCCTCTGCTAACTTAGTTGCCTTTAACACCCTCACATCGCCCAAGCTTGGAGCCCGTGCCATACAAAAAGGTGATGAGGTTATTGGAGTAGCTGCGGGATTTCCGACAACGGTAAACCCAATAGTTCAGTTTGGCGCTGTGCCTGTATTTGTGGATATAGATTTAGCGACGCACAATATTAATGCCGATTTGATCGAAAATGCTATTACCGCAAAAACCAAAGCCATCATGCTTGCCCACACGCTTGGAAACCCATTTAATATCAAGAAGGTCAAGGAAATCTGCGAAAAATATAATTTATGGCTCGTCGAAGATTGCTGCGATGCGTTAGGAGCAAAATATAACGGTCAAATGGTGGGAACTTTTGGGGATATAGCTACGCTAAGCTTTTATCCCGCTCATCACATCACTATGGGTGAAGGTGGGGCGGTATTCACTAATAACTCACAACTGAAAATGATTGCCGAGTCATTCAGAGATTGGGGTAGAGATTGTTACTGCGCACCAGGTTGTGACAACACTTGTGGCAAGCGCTTTGAACAATGCTTTGGCACGCTGCCCGCAGGATATGACCATAAATATGTGTACGCACATATTGGTTACAACCTAAAGATTACCGACATGCAAGCTGCTTGTGGTTTGGCTCAACTGGAACGCGCACAAGAACTCATTGACGCAAGAAAGCGTAACTTCGAGCTTTTGAAAGCGAGACTGGGTAATTTAGTTGACCACATAGATATAGCCCAGCCGACACTTGACAGCGAGCCGTCATGGTTCGGTTTTCCGATTACGCTTAAGGAAAGCGTCGGTGCACGTCGTGTAGATCTTGTGAAATTTTTAGATCAATACAAAATAGGTAGCCGATTACTGTTTGCTGGAAATTTAACGAGGCAGCCGTATTTTGAAGGGGTAGAATATCGGGTAGTCGGTGATTTGACCAACACCGATTTGACAATGAACAATACGCTCTGGCTGGGAATTTATCCCGCACTGAATTTCGAACACTTTGATTTTATCGCAAACAAGCTGGAAGAATTTTTTGGTTTAAATTTTTAA
- a CDS encoding glycosyltransferase family 2 protein, protein MNESTVYTDNNFLLHKDADAELILGDKIESAPDVSIMIPTYHRAKLLKEAISSALNQKTNLNIEVIVVDNSTDTDVHEEIEALIKDLLPASIKLYRNKKNIGMFGNWNRCIMLCNSPWLVILNDDDLLAPDFIQEMWKSKNEDTILYCLTRKFGRGYNPSADKNLIRTVRKFLLPYSVENYLRPIVTIRQSRVLYCNPLPGTLGAFIPKKIAVNLGGFNENLWPTADYDFIVRAIFGGIKVKRLNKVLASYRIEENESLRVETLEAFLRNDYIMKMNIIKKLCTSGLHREILKKIAQYQSRLNAHVAYTKINHEFNPEKSLATLNISTVKPFFNNNAFPIIAILWMLLWRPIEPALKINIISNQDSSLS, encoded by the coding sequence ATGAATGAAAGTACGGTCTACACAGATAATAACTTTCTGCTGCATAAGGATGCAGACGCAGAATTAATTCTGGGTGACAAAATTGAATCCGCACCAGATGTTTCAATCATGATTCCCACTTATCATAGAGCGAAACTACTTAAAGAAGCGATATCATCTGCACTCAATCAAAAAACAAATTTAAACATTGAAGTTATCGTCGTTGACAACAGCACGGATACAGACGTGCACGAAGAGATAGAGGCTCTGATAAAAGATCTTTTGCCGGCCTCAATAAAACTATACAGAAACAAAAAAAACATTGGAATGTTCGGCAACTGGAACAGATGCATAATGCTATGCAATTCCCCTTGGCTGGTAATTTTAAATGACGATGATTTGTTAGCTCCCGATTTTATACAAGAAATGTGGAAATCCAAAAATGAAGACACAATTCTATATTGTCTAACGAGAAAATTTGGCAGGGGATACAATCCCAGCGCGGATAAAAATCTGATCCGAACAGTTAGAAAATTCCTCCTACCCTATTCTGTCGAGAACTACTTACGCCCTATCGTAACAATCCGACAAAGCCGCGTACTGTATTGCAATCCGCTCCCAGGGACCTTGGGCGCATTTATTCCAAAAAAAATTGCTGTTAATTTAGGTGGGTTCAACGAAAACTTATGGCCCACCGCCGATTACGACTTCATCGTTAGAGCTATATTTGGAGGAATTAAAGTAAAGAGACTCAATAAAGTATTGGCATCGTACCGGATAGAAGAAAACGAAAGCTTGAGAGTAGAGACACTCGAAGCCTTTCTACGTAACGATTACATTATGAAAATGAACATAATTAAAAAGCTGTGCACATCAGGTCTTCATCGGGAGATTCTAAAAAAAATAGCCCAATATCAATCAAGACTTAACGCACACGTCGCATACACAAAAATTAATCATGAATTCAACCCAGAAAAATCGCTGGCAACGCTGAACATTTCAACTGTAAAACCATTTTTCAACAATAACGCATTCCCGATAATTGCGATATTATGGATGCTTCTCTGGCGCCCTATAGAACCTGCTTTGAAAATTAATATCATCTCCAATCAGGACTCATCACTATCATGA
- a CDS encoding dTDP-4-dehydrorhamnose 3,5-epimerase family protein, with translation MIEIIKTEIENCLIINFTKHNDNRGYFTKIFESNFFAKHNLATNFQEIYYTSSNKGVVRGMHFQLPPADHEKLVHCASGHVLDVVVDLRKSSKSYGKCQAFQLSEKVPQAIYIPRGMAHGFLSQEDNSTLIYCVTSSHNASLDTGILWSSLAYKWPIENPTVSDRDMSFAPLAEFDSPF, from the coding sequence ATGATTGAAATAATAAAAACAGAAATAGAAAACTGTCTCATTATTAATTTTACCAAGCATAATGACAACAGAGGTTACTTTACAAAAATTTTTGAAAGCAACTTTTTCGCAAAACACAATCTAGCGACCAACTTTCAGGAAATTTACTATACCTCATCAAACAAAGGGGTTGTTAGAGGCATGCATTTCCAGTTGCCACCGGCGGATCACGAAAAATTGGTCCATTGCGCAAGCGGTCACGTCCTTGACGTAGTTGTGGATCTCAGAAAGAGCTCAAAGAGCTACGGCAAATGTCAGGCATTTCAGCTTTCCGAAAAAGTCCCTCAAGCTATTTACATACCCAGAGGCATGGCCCATGGCTTCTTATCACAAGAAGATAACTCCACATTAATTTATTGTGTGACCAGCAGCCACAATGCGTCACTGGATACAGGTATATTATGGTCATCACTAGCATATAAGTGGCCAATCGAAAACCCGACAGTTTCTGACCGGGATATGTCCTTCGCACCCCTCGCTGAATTTGATTCACCTTTCTGA